A window of Myxococcus xanthus contains these coding sequences:
- a CDS encoding response regulator → MMEDVAVAPARILLVDDEESLRITLAANLELEGHTVLEAANGEEALRLLEKQSVDVVLTDIRMPGLHGVELLRRIKQERPDMPVVLMTAFTAEELVDDALAEGAFTVLPKPFDVTHALDTVLRAAAAPQVLVVDDTEQVARGMVRALSTVGLRARAVYSGEEALASLRSGEYDVCVLDLVMPEMSGPELVSKVRAANLSVAIIAVSGHVVPEMLRRVAAQGAVVCMTKPVPLRELVQAIARVRGRPQQGLQGARI, encoded by the coding sequence ATGATGGAGGACGTCGCAGTGGCCCCCGCGCGCATCCTGCTGGTCGACGACGAGGAGTCGCTTCGCATCACCTTGGCCGCGAACCTGGAGCTGGAGGGCCACACGGTCCTCGAGGCGGCCAATGGTGAGGAGGCCTTGCGCCTCCTGGAGAAGCAATCCGTGGACGTGGTGCTCACGGACATCCGCATGCCCGGCCTGCACGGCGTGGAGCTCTTGCGCCGCATCAAGCAGGAGCGCCCCGACATGCCGGTGGTGCTGATGACGGCCTTCACGGCGGAGGAGCTGGTGGATGACGCGCTCGCCGAGGGCGCCTTCACCGTGCTGCCCAAGCCCTTCGACGTGACGCACGCGCTGGACACGGTGCTGCGCGCGGCGGCGGCGCCGCAGGTCCTGGTGGTGGACGACACCGAACAGGTGGCGCGCGGCATGGTGCGCGCCCTGAGCACGGTGGGGCTGCGCGCGCGCGCCGTGTACAGCGGCGAGGAGGCGTTGGCCTCGTTGCGTTCGGGGGAATACGACGTCTGCGTGCTGGACCTGGTGATGCCGGAGATGAGCGGGCCGGAGCTGGTGTCCAAGGTGCGCGCGGCGAACCTGTCCGTCGCCATCATCGCCGTGTCTGGCCACGTGGTGCCGGAGATGCTCCGCAGGGTGGCGGCGCAAGGCGCGGTGGTGTGCATGACCAAGCCGGTACCGTTGCGCGAGCTGGTGCAGGCGATTGCACGGGTGCGAGGCCGGCCTCAACAAGGGCTGCAAGGCGCGAGGATTTGA
- a CDS encoding response regulator, with amino-acid sequence METNWTFGRCLLLVEDDPSNRMTLSALLEDAGFAVVTAGSYSEAAGLLNRPRAYDAVLLDQSLGDGFGTGLIPLVRHHMPKTKVVFVTGHDGKIDMPVDAVFRKGGHFDDLLAFLFKLLPQRPLGA; translated from the coding sequence ATGGAGACGAACTGGACGTTCGGGCGTTGCCTGCTGCTCGTGGAAGACGACCCTTCCAACCGGATGACGCTGTCCGCGCTTTTGGAGGATGCGGGCTTCGCGGTCGTCACCGCCGGCTCCTATTCGGAGGCCGCGGGATTATTGAACCGGCCTCGGGCGTATGACGCCGTGCTGTTGGACCAGAGCCTGGGTGACGGCTTTGGGACGGGGCTGATTCCGCTGGTGCGCCACCACATGCCGAAGACCAAGGTCGTCTTCGTCACCGGTCATGACGGGAAAATCGACATGCCGGTGGACGCCGTCTTCCGCAAGGGCGGCCACTTCGACGACCTGCTGGCCTTCCTTTTCAAGCTGTTGCCCCAGCGCCCGCTGGGTGCCTGA
- a CDS encoding peptidylprolyl isomerase, with amino-acid sequence MRFSPTRAFLVPLAIALAAGVGMPACTKPVMETPEALVVASVNGEVLSRADFEQELWRELALTDVSQRTLEDVEPFKRALLDTYIHRMLLLQEARKHNVTVTPEEVDRGVLRLSGDYPAGNFNEVLAQGQLSMAELRSREASRLTIEKLFASHVYSRVAVTEEELRAWYGAHEKDFHEPEQVHAAQIVVKGLDEARRLQTQLKSGKKFADLARRYSLSADAKVGGDLGFFPRGQMPPAFDEVVFKLGVGQVSDVVSTEYGFHLFRVLERKPARKREFVEVRSLVEGKLLEQKRSQAQETFEQELRQKAQVQVNEATLQAIRGRPTPQQATAE; translated from the coding sequence ATGCGCTTTTCTCCCACCCGCGCCTTCCTGGTCCCACTCGCCATCGCCCTGGCCGCGGGGGTGGGCATGCCCGCCTGCACCAAGCCCGTGATGGAGACGCCGGAGGCCCTGGTGGTCGCCAGCGTCAACGGCGAGGTGCTCAGCCGGGCGGACTTCGAACAGGAGCTGTGGCGCGAGCTGGCGCTGACGGACGTGTCCCAGCGCACCTTGGAGGACGTGGAGCCCTTCAAGCGCGCGCTCCTCGATACGTACATCCACCGGATGCTGCTGCTGCAGGAGGCGCGCAAGCACAACGTCACCGTCACCCCGGAGGAGGTGGACCGGGGGGTGCTGCGGCTGTCCGGGGACTATCCGGCGGGCAACTTCAACGAGGTCCTGGCCCAGGGGCAGCTCTCCATGGCGGAGCTGCGCTCGCGGGAAGCAAGCCGGCTGACCATCGAAAAGCTGTTCGCCAGCCACGTCTATTCGCGCGTGGCGGTGACGGAAGAAGAACTGCGGGCCTGGTACGGCGCGCACGAGAAGGACTTCCACGAGCCCGAGCAGGTCCACGCCGCGCAAATCGTGGTGAAGGGCCTGGACGAGGCACGGCGGCTGCAAACCCAGCTCAAGTCCGGCAAGAAGTTCGCAGACCTGGCGCGCAGGTATTCGCTCAGCGCGGACGCCAAGGTGGGAGGCGACCTGGGGTTCTTCCCCCGGGGGCAGATGCCGCCCGCCTTCGACGAAGTGGTATTCAAGCTGGGGGTGGGGCAGGTTTCGGACGTGGTGTCCACCGAGTACGGCTTCCACCTGTTCCGCGTGCTGGAGCGCAAGCCGGCGCGCAAGCGGGAGTTCGTGGAAGTCCGTTCGCTGGTGGAGGGCAAGCTGCTGGAGCAGAAGCGGTCGCAGGCGCAGGAGACGTTCGAACAGGAGCTGCGGCAGAAGGCCCAGGTCCAGGTGAACGAGGCCACGTTGCAGGCCATCCGCGGGCGTCCGACGCCTCAGCAGGCGACGGCGGAGTGA
- a CDS encoding GIY-YIG nuclease family protein, translating into MRHAVPDESPSWTVYILRCRDGTLYTGATNDLERRLATHGRGRGAAYTRARLPVTLVWSEAAGDRGAALRREAAIKRLSRAEKLRMLGRP; encoded by the coding sequence GTGCGGCACGCCGTGCCGGACGAATCGCCCTCGTGGACTGTCTACATCCTGCGGTGCCGTGACGGCACGCTGTACACCGGCGCCACCAACGACCTGGAGCGCCGGCTGGCCACCCATGGCCGGGGGCGCGGGGCGGCGTACACGCGGGCGCGGCTGCCCGTCACCCTGGTGTGGAGCGAGGCCGCGGGGGACCGCGGCGCGGCGCTCCGGCGGGAGGCCGCCATCAAGCGGCTGTCGCGCGCTGAGAAGCTGCGCATGCTGGGGCGCCCCTGA
- a CDS encoding peptidylprolyl isomerase, translating into MKKLVAAIAAVALLGSGGAAHAELVDKVAAVVNRDIIALSEVQQRAAPEMARVNDPDPRKRGEQRLQLMKTALDTLIGEKLMESEIAQLGITASEAEVDELVADVRQQNNITDPAQFEQLLLGEGLTMATYRDMMRKRILRDRLLRMKVGPQVKITEEDLKAAYTQYTRMESGDSEVHARHILVQVDAKATAEQVEAAKKRAEAIATEARRPGMDFASLARARSEGPSAADGGDLGWFKRGVMVPAFEKAAFGLPEGGVSEPVRTNFGWHVLKVEERRTVAAASYEEMRPKLEGKLLQEKTEKFLDQYVQELRQKANVDVKL; encoded by the coding sequence ATGAAGAAGCTGGTGGCGGCAATCGCGGCGGTGGCGCTCCTGGGGAGCGGCGGCGCGGCGCACGCGGAGCTGGTGGACAAAGTGGCCGCGGTGGTGAATCGCGACATCATCGCGCTGTCCGAGGTGCAGCAGCGCGCGGCGCCAGAGATGGCCCGCGTCAACGACCCGGACCCGCGCAAGCGCGGCGAGCAGCGGCTGCAGCTGATGAAGACGGCCCTGGACACCCTCATCGGCGAGAAGCTGATGGAGTCCGAAATCGCGCAGCTGGGCATCACCGCCAGCGAGGCGGAGGTGGATGAGCTGGTGGCGGACGTGCGCCAGCAGAACAACATCACCGACCCCGCGCAGTTCGAGCAGCTCCTGCTGGGTGAAGGCCTCACCATGGCCACCTACCGGGACATGATGCGCAAGCGCATCCTGCGTGACCGCCTGCTGCGCATGAAGGTGGGCCCCCAGGTGAAGATTACCGAGGAGGACCTCAAGGCCGCGTACACGCAGTACACGCGCATGGAGAGCGGTGACTCGGAGGTCCACGCGCGCCACATCCTGGTGCAGGTGGACGCCAAGGCCACGGCGGAGCAGGTGGAAGCCGCCAAGAAGCGGGCGGAGGCCATCGCCACGGAAGCGCGCCGGCCGGGCATGGACTTCGCCTCGCTGGCCCGCGCCCGCAGCGAAGGCCCCAGCGCCGCGGACGGCGGTGACCTGGGCTGGTTCAAGCGGGGCGTCATGGTTCCAGCCTTCGAGAAGGCCGCGTTCGGCCTCCCCGAGGGCGGCGTCAGTGAGCCGGTACGCACCAACTTCGGCTGGCACGTGCTGAAGGTGGAGGAGCGCCGCACGGTGGCCGCCGCGTCCTACGAGGAGATGCGCCCCAAGCTGGAGGGCAAGCTGCTCCAGGAGAAGACGGAGAAGTTCCTCGACCAGTACGTGCAGGAACTGCGGCAGAAGGCCAACGTCGACGTGAAGCTGTAG
- a CDS encoding CBS domain-containing protein — MWSSLFATVFPTDTLLAALRKMERHQVRLLGVVGEGGGLLGLVSEEHILAAWRGDPLAPVSGVMARAGAPGAARAGARRSRLQGAQPHGAG; from the coding sequence ATGTGGTCCTCCCTTTTCGCCACCGTTTTTCCCACGGATACCCTTCTGGCGGCCCTTCGGAAGATGGAGCGGCACCAGGTGCGGTTGTTGGGCGTGGTGGGGGAAGGGGGAGGCTTGTTGGGGTTGGTCAGCGAGGAGCACATCCTCGCGGCCTGGAGGGGGGATCCGCTGGCGCCGGTGTCCGGTGTCATGGCGCGGGCGGGGGCTCCCGGAGCGGCGCGGGCGGGGGCGCGGCGGTCGCGACTCCAGGGCGCCCAGCCTCACGGCGCGGGGTGA
- a CDS encoding sensor histidine kinase: MAGRDLQARERAAVADVVASTLRHDLRNKLASIRNASFYLMRQVKKTDLWSADPRVETFFQLIEKELTSAEDVLSKRAPPPTGGTRPRCSAREGVERALAEAQVPPSVEVVRDLKEQGGVPLEVEDLALLVRCLVDNALEAMPRGGTLTVRTRDAESGVCLRVEDTGEGLAAEAYSRALEPFFTTRPHHAGLGLSIVHRTAVRHGWQLDLGAGPSGGTYVEIQFTGLEAGAHDRNDVTRGSK; encoded by the coding sequence ATGGCAGGCAGAGACCTCCAGGCGCGTGAGCGGGCGGCGGTGGCGGACGTGGTGGCCTCCACCCTGCGGCACGACCTGCGCAACAAGCTGGCCAGCATCCGCAACGCCTCGTTCTACTTGATGCGGCAGGTGAAGAAGACGGACCTCTGGAGCGCGGACCCGCGCGTGGAGACCTTCTTCCAGCTCATCGAAAAAGAGCTGACGTCCGCCGAGGACGTGCTCTCCAAGCGCGCGCCGCCGCCCACCGGTGGCACGCGTCCCCGGTGCAGTGCCCGCGAAGGCGTGGAGCGCGCGCTCGCCGAGGCCCAGGTGCCGCCGTCGGTGGAGGTGGTGCGCGACCTGAAGGAGCAGGGCGGCGTCCCGTTGGAGGTGGAGGACCTGGCGCTGCTGGTGCGCTGCCTCGTGGACAACGCGCTGGAGGCCATGCCGCGCGGCGGGACGCTCACGGTGCGCACGCGCGACGCCGAAAGCGGCGTGTGCCTGCGTGTGGAGGACACCGGAGAGGGCCTGGCGGCGGAGGCGTACTCGCGCGCCCTGGAGCCCTTCTTCACCACGCGGCCCCACCACGCCGGGCTGGGGCTGAGCATCGTCCACCGGACGGCCGTGCGGCACGGCTGGCAGTTGGACCTGGGCGCGGGCCCCTCCGGGGGCACCTACGTGGAAATCCAATTCACGGGCCTGGAGGCGGGGGCCCATGACCGGAATGACGTGACTCGGGGGAGCAAGTGA
- a CDS encoding carboxypeptidase-like regulatory domain-containing protein, whose product MMQLLHGERRWRLPAQGEDWLIVPSVDLERLKHPQAPVPDVFVSSALKRWLATSAAHTLYAMYEALGGSRPLGLSGLERGRYEQRLQQRLTEAFVHGELVALPMARPVLLPTPWPEPPPLTSEETPVEEQTWLAIELKDEEGNPIPHARYLVTLPDGSTREGTLNKNGYARVDGVNPGQCQVTFPELDGQSWS is encoded by the coding sequence ATGATGCAGCTCTTGCACGGTGAGCGCCGGTGGCGCCTGCCGGCCCAGGGGGAAGACTGGCTCATCGTACCGTCCGTCGACCTGGAGCGGCTGAAGCACCCGCAGGCACCGGTCCCTGACGTCTTCGTCAGCTCCGCCTTGAAGCGCTGGCTGGCCACCTCCGCCGCGCACACGTTGTATGCGATGTACGAAGCGCTCGGAGGCAGCCGCCCGCTAGGGCTGTCCGGACTGGAGCGCGGCCGGTACGAGCAGCGCCTTCAGCAGCGGCTCACCGAGGCCTTCGTGCATGGGGAGCTGGTGGCGCTCCCCATGGCGCGTCCGGTGCTGCTGCCCACGCCCTGGCCGGAACCACCGCCGCTGACGTCCGAGGAAACCCCCGTCGAGGAACAGACGTGGCTGGCCATCGAGCTGAAGGACGAGGAGGGCAACCCCATCCCCCACGCGCGCTACCTGGTGACGCTCCCGGATGGGAGTACGCGCGAGGGCACCCTCAACAAGAATGGCTACGCGCGCGTGGACGGCGTGAATCCCGGCCAGTGCCAGGTCACCTTCCCGGAGCTGGACGGGCAGAGCTGGTCATGA
- a CDS encoding nuclear transport factor 2 family protein: MRPCFHPESVTHEHDFRGADGAEMNRDAFIVGIAEIPGDITSVEAEKMKSHVFGDTGVLAGVQRSRVRMTDGSEVTDAVYFTDVWQRRDGTWLMVFAHSSPAAPTEAQQAPEGAPQQQ, translated from the coding sequence GTGCGGCCCTGTTTCCACCCGGAGTCAGTCACCCATGAGCACGACTTCCGCGGCGCGGACGGCGCGGAGATGAACCGTGACGCGTTCATCGTGGGCATCGCCGAAATCCCCGGTGACATCACGTCCGTCGAAGCCGAAAAAATGAAGTCTCACGTCTTCGGTGACACGGGCGTGCTGGCTGGCGTCCAGCGCTCGCGGGTGCGCATGACGGACGGCAGCGAGGTCACCGACGCCGTGTACTTCACCGACGTGTGGCAGCGCCGCGACGGAACGTGGCTCATGGTGTTCGCGCACAGCAGCCCGGCCGCGCCCACCGAGGCTCAGCAGGCGCCCGAAGGCGCACCGCAGCAGCAATAA
- a CDS encoding aminopeptidase P family protein encodes MLLPSVSERSALTRRREQLAKALGSAAALLASSRPRPRNYAADQFPFRASSHFLYLFGLATPDGVGLYDGQGWTLYLPEPGPDDALWDGAVPGFAEIAERTGCTVRSRAELPAALKGRDVAALPTPDLETCLDVAALLGREVRPGHLAAVDVPLADAMIALRLRHDDAAQAQLRQAAEVTVLAHMAGMRATRPGILEAAVRAAMEAEFVSRDVRPAYQPIVTVHGEVLHNLRYDHTLREGDLLLADVGGESPAGFACDVTRTWPVTGRFSTTQRELYDVVLRMQKASIDAVQPGTRYRDVHLAAHREMARGLVALGILRGDPEELVVDGVTALFFPHGVGHLLGLDVHDMEDLGDRAGYAPGRTRSPEFGHRSLRLDRDLEPGMAVTIEPGMYQVPAILSDARLMARAKDRLQRDVLARYADVRGIRIEDDVLVTSDGNEVLTAAIPKEASDIEAVMTSSARPAPGR; translated from the coding sequence ATGCTGCTCCCTTCCGTTTCCGAGCGCTCCGCTCTCACCCGACGGCGGGAGCAGCTGGCGAAAGCCCTGGGGAGCGCGGCCGCGCTGCTGGCGTCGAGCCGCCCCCGTCCTCGCAACTACGCCGCCGACCAGTTCCCTTTTCGGGCGTCGAGCCACTTCCTCTACCTCTTCGGGCTCGCGACGCCGGACGGCGTGGGTCTGTATGACGGCCAGGGCTGGACGCTGTACCTGCCCGAGCCCGGTCCCGACGACGCGCTGTGGGACGGCGCGGTGCCCGGCTTCGCTGAAATCGCGGAGCGGACGGGCTGCACCGTGCGTTCGCGCGCCGAGCTGCCCGCGGCGCTGAAGGGCCGCGACGTGGCGGCGCTGCCCACGCCGGACCTGGAGACGTGCCTGGACGTGGCCGCGCTGCTGGGCCGCGAGGTGCGTCCCGGCCACCTGGCGGCGGTGGACGTGCCGCTGGCGGACGCGATGATTGCGCTGCGGCTTCGCCATGACGACGCCGCGCAGGCGCAGCTTCGTCAGGCCGCGGAAGTCACGGTGCTGGCCCACATGGCGGGCATGCGCGCCACGCGGCCGGGCATCCTGGAGGCCGCGGTGCGCGCCGCGATGGAGGCGGAGTTCGTCTCGCGCGACGTGCGGCCGGCGTATCAGCCCATCGTCACCGTGCACGGCGAGGTGCTGCACAACCTGCGCTATGACCACACGCTGCGCGAGGGAGACCTGCTGCTGGCGGACGTGGGTGGTGAAAGCCCGGCCGGCTTCGCCTGTGACGTGACGCGCACGTGGCCGGTGACGGGCCGCTTCAGCACGACGCAGCGCGAGCTGTACGACGTCGTGCTGCGCATGCAGAAAGCCAGCATCGACGCGGTCCAGCCGGGGACGCGCTACCGCGACGTGCACCTGGCCGCGCACCGGGAGATGGCGCGAGGCCTGGTGGCGTTGGGCATCCTCCGTGGGGACCCGGAGGAGTTGGTGGTGGACGGCGTCACCGCGCTCTTCTTCCCGCACGGCGTGGGCCACCTGCTGGGGCTGGACGTGCATGACATGGAGGACCTGGGGGACCGGGCGGGCTATGCGCCGGGCCGCACGCGCTCGCCGGAGTTCGGTCACCGCTCGCTGCGGTTGGACCGCGATTTGGAGCCCGGCATGGCGGTGACGATTGAGCCGGGCATGTACCAGGTGCCCGCCATCCTGTCGGACGCGCGGCTCATGGCGCGCGCGAAGGACAGGCTCCAGCGCGACGTGCTGGCGCGCTACGCGGACGTGCGCGGCATCCGCATCGAGGACGACGTGCTCGTCACTTCGGATGGCAACGAGGTGCTTACCGCCGCCATCCCCAAGGAGGCCTCGGACATCGAGGCCGTCATGACCAGCTCTGCCCGTCCAGCTCCGGGAAGGTGA
- a CDS encoding AgmX/PglI C-terminal domain-containing protein has translation MDELLSGAEGQFRTQGKGTPGALEPRGTVSVSEALEGDLDAYLDRELLEACEDDAAVEDPAPVTDVSARMRALLALAEEETEWLERLPLSTSRALDVLPEPTVEIPEWMRTSPGAKKVTSLGALLPPRAENVLARAPDAPMWGDAPPHAHLESARWRAASATETVSVLGLRPGELMGAAAVGALAAGLLLVAGLYVRGGDSTGTQASVDDAIRRTAHGAVLGTSGDAQAGLSSAGAGAAMRTAASSGHAIGASTSTQAAVSGSSPDAALAASSHVSGAASSMAVSSTQPGIGSALLRDAAKGLRASVPASEPARSPGTPVAESLAVVSPAPFKRKAPAKPDEAAALPPAPVELDFGDTGAAGAASQDAIATSPGDVAAEAVEEDTSEKGPYADLDEAFARELGFTEDADAELSKAEAPARTVYVPPAVDVKEHLTPEDVKQVVLTNQPAITACLRSHAQGTPMEAGGRFMVQWSVLPSGETLNVSMDTAALRATLLSRCIEDVVRRWKFPVHQVRMQEPIRFPFIF, from the coding sequence GTGGACGAGCTTCTTTCCGGAGCTGAAGGGCAGTTCCGTACTCAGGGCAAAGGCACTCCAGGTGCGTTGGAGCCGCGCGGCACGGTGAGCGTGAGCGAGGCGCTCGAGGGAGACCTCGACGCGTATCTCGACCGTGAGCTTCTCGAGGCATGTGAAGACGACGCGGCCGTGGAAGACCCTGCACCCGTGACGGATGTTTCCGCGAGAATGCGCGCGCTGCTCGCACTCGCGGAGGAGGAGACGGAATGGCTGGAGCGCCTGCCGCTGTCCACCTCGCGCGCGCTGGACGTGTTGCCCGAGCCCACGGTGGAGATTCCCGAGTGGATGCGCACTTCGCCTGGAGCGAAGAAGGTGACGTCCCTGGGCGCCTTGTTGCCGCCGCGTGCGGAGAATGTGCTGGCGCGTGCGCCGGATGCGCCCATGTGGGGTGATGCGCCGCCGCATGCGCACTTGGAATCCGCGCGGTGGCGCGCTGCGAGCGCGACCGAGACAGTCAGTGTCCTGGGACTTCGCCCCGGGGAGTTGATGGGCGCGGCGGCCGTGGGCGCGTTGGCGGCGGGCCTGCTGCTGGTCGCGGGACTCTACGTGCGTGGTGGTGACTCCACGGGGACGCAGGCGAGCGTCGATGATGCCATCCGGCGCACGGCGCACGGCGCTGTCCTTGGCACGAGCGGTGACGCCCAGGCGGGCCTGTCGTCGGCTGGCGCCGGCGCCGCGATGCGCACCGCCGCTTCGTCTGGGCACGCCATTGGAGCGAGCACGTCCACGCAGGCCGCCGTGAGCGGTTCATCGCCGGACGCGGCGCTCGCTGCCTCGTCGCACGTCTCGGGTGCCGCGTCGTCCATGGCTGTCTCCAGCACGCAGCCGGGCATTGGTTCGGCGCTTCTTCGGGATGCGGCGAAGGGACTGCGCGCCTCCGTGCCTGCCTCGGAGCCGGCGCGAAGCCCGGGCACGCCCGTGGCGGAGTCGCTCGCGGTGGTGAGCCCCGCGCCCTTCAAGCGCAAGGCCCCGGCGAAGCCAGACGAGGCGGCGGCTCTGCCTCCCGCGCCCGTCGAGCTCGACTTCGGAGACACGGGTGCGGCAGGCGCCGCGTCCCAGGACGCCATCGCGACGTCACCGGGTGATGTCGCCGCGGAGGCCGTGGAGGAGGACACGTCGGAGAAGGGGCCGTACGCGGACCTCGATGAGGCCTTCGCGCGCGAGCTGGGCTTCACGGAAGACGCGGACGCGGAGCTCTCGAAGGCGGAGGCGCCCGCGCGCACCGTCTACGTGCCGCCGGCGGTGGACGTGAAGGAGCACCTCACGCCGGAGGACGTGAAGCAGGTGGTGCTGACGAACCAGCCCGCCATCACCGCGTGCCTGCGTTCACACGCGCAGGGCACGCCGATGGAGGCCGGTGGCCGCTTCATGGTGCAGTGGTCGGTGCTCCCCAGCGGTGAGACGCTCAACGTGTCCATGGACACCGCCGCGCTGCGCGCCACGCTGCTGTCGCGCTGCATCGAGGACGTGGTGCGCCGCTGGAAGTTCCCGGTGCATCAGGTGCGGATGCAGGAGCCCATCCGCTTCCCCTTCATCTTCTGA
- the pdxA gene encoding 4-hydroxythreonine-4-phosphate dehydrogenase PdxA produces MGLPHVGISLGDVSGIGPEVTAAALTKPSVRKVLVPVIFGDGPTLARFPAFRRYARVEPSALGRVEGPTVVEVTRLAEKDRVPGEPSREGGRAQYAFVTAAIDAMRAGHVDALCTAPVSKEQISRAGIPFMGHTEVLAEAFGVDVMMLMDGPRVRVALATNHVPLADLPRLLTVDGLTAQLKLLSRSLEPVVGHKPRIAVLGLNPHAGEGGLLGREEVEVIGPAIRKARAARVDANGPIPADGLFAKPDEVGARYDAVLAMYHDQGLIPAKALDFERTVNVTLGLPVPRTSPDHGTAYAIAGKGEASCVPMVEALLKAAQLAGARLAHQATGRRARPGPLRPSPGR; encoded by the coding sequence GTGGGCCTTCCGCACGTCGGAATCTCCCTGGGGGACGTGTCGGGCATCGGGCCGGAGGTGACGGCCGCGGCCCTGACGAAGCCCTCCGTGCGCAAGGTGCTCGTCCCCGTCATCTTCGGGGACGGGCCCACGCTGGCGCGCTTCCCCGCCTTCCGCCGCTATGCCCGCGTGGAGCCCTCCGCCCTGGGCCGCGTGGAAGGCCCCACCGTGGTGGAGGTAACGCGGCTCGCGGAGAAGGACCGCGTGCCCGGAGAGCCCTCGCGCGAGGGCGGCCGCGCGCAATACGCCTTCGTGACGGCGGCCATCGACGCGATGCGGGCCGGACACGTGGACGCGCTGTGCACCGCGCCCGTGTCGAAGGAGCAGATTTCCCGCGCGGGCATCCCCTTCATGGGTCACACCGAAGTGCTGGCGGAGGCCTTCGGCGTGGACGTGATGATGTTGATGGATGGGCCTCGCGTGCGCGTGGCGCTCGCCACCAACCACGTTCCCCTGGCGGACCTGCCGCGCCTGCTCACCGTGGACGGACTGACCGCGCAACTCAAGCTGCTGTCGCGCAGCCTGGAGCCGGTGGTGGGCCACAAGCCGCGCATCGCCGTGCTGGGGCTCAACCCGCACGCGGGCGAAGGTGGGCTCCTGGGACGCGAAGAGGTGGAGGTGATTGGCCCCGCCATCCGCAAGGCCCGCGCGGCCCGGGTGGACGCGAATGGGCCCATCCCCGCGGACGGGCTCTTCGCGAAGCCCGACGAGGTGGGCGCGCGCTACGACGCGGTGCTGGCCATGTACCACGACCAGGGGCTCATCCCGGCCAAGGCGCTGGACTTCGAGCGCACGGTGAACGTGACGCTGGGCCTGCCCGTGCCGCGCACGTCTCCCGACCACGGCACGGCCTACGCCATCGCCGGCAAGGGTGAGGCGAGCTGCGTGCCCATGGTGGAAGCACTGCTCAAGGCCGCCCAGCTCGCGGGGGCCCGTCTTGCACACCAGGCAACCGGGCGACGTGCTCGGCCAGGTCCGCTCCGTCCTTCGCCGGGTCGATGA
- a CDS encoding alpha/beta fold hydrolase codes for MADLFSRTMVRGKEGLLTLTFRPDELYRVPTDDGASIALGRYHARGEKRFAQPVILCHGLGANRFHMDFDEQYSLARYLARSGFETWVLELRGRGLAGDCPDFNFDDQAEHDVRTAVRTVLSTGAKEVLWVGHSKGGLMLYAHLAKTPQAPVRAAVTLGSPFTFAVQPGLRTFIQKVEPVLKLRVIPTSRVTSIALFGAPPGPMSRYMMLAENMETEVVRRALANVPADIAGGVGRQFARWITTNRFTSYNGEFDYRESLSRVTIPFLLLAGSKDLLAPPMAVARAKEYLGGPVKVLVAGKAHGFGADYGHADLVLGRRAPDEIFPLVEAFLSAHATQP; via the coding sequence ATGGCGGACCTCTTTTCGCGAACGATGGTGCGCGGGAAGGAGGGGCTGCTGACGCTCACCTTCCGCCCGGACGAGCTGTACCGGGTGCCCACGGACGACGGGGCCTCCATTGCCCTGGGCCGCTACCACGCCCGAGGCGAGAAGCGCTTCGCCCAGCCCGTCATCCTCTGCCACGGGTTGGGGGCCAACCGCTTCCACATGGACTTCGACGAGCAGTACAGCCTGGCCCGCTACCTGGCCCGGTCCGGCTTCGAAACGTGGGTGCTGGAGCTGCGGGGCCGGGGGCTGGCGGGCGACTGCCCGGATTTCAACTTCGATGACCAGGCCGAGCATGACGTGCGCACGGCGGTGCGTACCGTCTTGTCCACAGGTGCGAAGGAAGTGCTCTGGGTTGGTCATTCCAAGGGCGGGCTGATGCTCTATGCCCACCTGGCGAAGACGCCGCAGGCGCCCGTGCGGGCGGCCGTCACCCTGGGCAGTCCCTTCACCTTCGCGGTGCAGCCGGGCCTGCGCACCTTCATCCAGAAGGTGGAGCCGGTGCTGAAGCTGCGGGTCATCCCCACCAGCCGCGTCACCAGCATCGCCCTGTTCGGCGCGCCGCCGGGGCCCATGAGCCGCTACATGATGCTGGCGGAGAACATGGAGACGGAGGTGGTGCGGCGCGCGCTGGCCAACGTGCCCGCCGACATCGCCGGCGGCGTGGGGCGCCAGTTCGCGCGGTGGATCACCACCAACCGCTTCACGTCCTACAACGGCGAGTTCGACTACCGCGAGTCCCTGTCCCGGGTGACCATCCCCTTCCTGCTGCTGGCGGGCAGCAAGGACCTGCTGGCCCCACCCATGGCGGTGGCGCGCGCCAAGGAGTACCTGGGCGGGCCGGTGAAGGTCCTGGTCGCCGGCAAGGCCCACGGCTTCGGGGCGGACTACGGGCACGCGGACCTGGTCCTGGGCCGCCGGGCCCCGGACGAAATCTTCCCCCTGGTGGAGGCGTTCCTCTCCGCACACGCGACGCAGCCGTAG